Genomic segment of Candidatus Methylomirabilota bacterium:
CATCGAGGCCGTGGACCCGGCGCTCGAGGAAGCGGCCCGCGGGCTGGGCGCCGGCGCCTGGAGGACCTTCCTCCGGATCACGCTGCCGCTGACGCTGCCCGGCCTCGCCGCCGGCTCGATGCTCGTCTTCTCCCTCACCGTCGCCGCCTTCGTGACGCCGGCCCTGATGGGCGGTCCCTCGCTCATCGTCCTGTCCACGCTGATCTACCAGACCATGACCGTCACGCTGGAGTGGGGTTTCGGCGCGGCGGTGGCCACGATCCTCCTGGTCGTGGCCACCGGGCTCTTCCTGCTCTACCAGCGGCTGCTCGGCCTGGCCCGCGGTTCGGGACACTTCGCGTGACAGATCGTGGCCGATTCGTCCTGGGTGCGGTGAACGCGCTGATCTACGCCTTTCTGGTGGCGCCGATCCTGGTCGTGATCGTCGTGTCCTTCGGGGACGCCCCCTTCCTCCAGTTCCCGCCCGGCCGGCTCTCCCTCCGGTGGTACACAAGCCTCGGCGAGTATCCCGACTTCCTGGCATCCTTCGGGCTCAGCCTGGTCCTGGCCGCCACCAGCGCGGGCGCCGCCACGGTGGTGGGGACCATGGGGGCGTTCGCCCTCGCCCGCCATCGCTTCCGGGGCCGCGCGCTTCTGAGCGCCCTGGTGATGGCACCCCTGGTGCTGCCGGGGCTGATCACCGGGATCGCGCTCCTCCAGTTCTTCAGCCTCTTCCGTACCGAGCCGTCCTTCTTCCGCCTCTTCGTGGGCCACCTGATCGTCACCGTCCCCTACGTCGTCCGGTCGGTGGGGGCGGTCCTGGTCGGGTTCGACACGACGCTGGAGGAGGCGGCGCGCGGGCTGGGGGCCGGCCCCGTCACGGCGACGCGATTGATCACCCTGCCGCTCATCAAGCCGGGGCTGATCGCCGGCGCCCTGTTCGCCTTCATCCTGTCGTTCGACAACGTCGTCGTCTCCATCTTCCTGACCACGCCGCGACTGGTCCCGCTGCCGATCCAGATCTACAACTACGTGGAGTCGAGCGCCCGCCCCATCATCGCCTCGGTGTCGACGCTCCAGATCGTGGTGATCGTGGTGCTCGTGGTGGTGGCCGAGAAGCTCGTGGGGTTCAGCCGGTATGTGGGGGGCGCCGAACGATGACGCCCGCCCTCGAGCTCGTCGGCGTCCGGAAGCGCTACGGGGCGGTCACGGCGCTCCACGAGATCTCGCTGGCCGTCGCCGAGGGCGCGCTGGTCTTCCTGCTCGGTCCCTCCGGCTGCGGGAAGACCACGGCCCTCCGGATCATCTCCGGGTTCATCCCGCCGGACGGCGGGCGCGTCCTGATTCGCGGGGAGTCCGTCGAGGGCACTCCGCCCGAGCGCCGCGGCCTCGGGATGGTCTTCCAGCACCTGGCGCTCTTCCCGCACATGACCGTGTTCCAGAACGTGGCCTTCGGCCTGCGCATGCGTCGGGTCTCCGCCGACGCGCTCCGCCAGCGCGTGAAGCGGGCGCTCGACCTGGTCCAGCTCCGCGGCCTGGAAGGCCGCTACCCCCGGGCGCTCAGCGGGGGCCAGCAGCAGCGGGTGGCCCTGGCCCGGGCGGTCGTGATCGAGCCGGCGCTCCTCCTGCTCGACGAGCCTCTCTCGAGCCTGGACCTCAAGCTCCGCCTGGAGATGCGGGCCGAGATCCGCGCCCTCCAGCGGGCGCTCGGGATCACCACCCTCTTCGTCACCCACGACCAGGACGAGGCGCTGACCATGGCCGACGAGATCGTGGTGATGAACCAGGGTCGCATCGTGCAGATCGGCACCCCGGCCGCCCTCTACGAGCAGCCGGCGAGTCGCTTCGTGGCTCACTTCCTGGGGGAGTCGAACCTGGAGTCGGGCGCGATCGCGACGACGCTCGGCCCGGGCAGGTGGCGAGTGGACGCCGGCGGGCTCGAGGTCGTGGCGACCGGGGCGGGGGCCTGGCAGCCGGGCGACGCCGTGACGGTGGTCGTTCGGCCCGAGCGGGTCCGGCTCGACGCCGGTGAGCCCGGTGCGGTCCCTGGCGAGCCGAACGTCTTCCCGGTCAGGATCGAGGAGTGCATCTTCCGCGGTGCCCTGCGCCGGTACCGCGTGCGGCTGCCCCACGGCGGGCTCTGGAGCGTGGACGAGCCCGCCGGTGGCGCGCCCGTCCATGCGGTGGGTACGGATGTCCGGGTACGATGGCGGGCCGAGGACTGCCTGGCCGTCCCCGAGAGCTGAGAGACGGCGCCCCTCAGAAGGACAGGACGGGATCGGCTGTCCCCACCACGCACCAGCCGACGGGCATGAACGGCGTCGAGTGCGCGAAGCCGAGCCGCCCACGCCAGTCCATGAGGATCAGCCCCCCCTCCCCCCGGCCGTCGTCGCGGAGGATGTCCATGGCGACTTGCGCGGCCATCTCGGGATCGTCCAGCTCCTTCAGGATCTCGACCGCGGTCTTGGCGAGCACCGTCCGGATGAACGCCTCGCCATGTCCGGTCGTGGAGACACCGCCCAGACGGTCGTCGGCGTAGGTGCCACAGCCGATCAGGGCCGAGTCTCCGACCCGCCCGACGCGCTTGCCCGGGTAGCCCCCCGTCGAGGTGCCGGCCGCGATGCGCCCCCGGGCGTCGATGGCGACGGCCCCGACCGTGCCGCCCGGCGTGCCCGCCGCCGGCCGGCCCTGGAGCCGCTCGGCGAGCCGCGCCCGCTGCCGCTCGGTCACCAGGGCCGCCGGGTCGCAGAGGGACACGCCGCGCTCCCGCGCGAACGCCGCCGCCCCCTCGCCGACGAGGAGCACGTGGCGGCCGTCCTCCAGCACGCGGCGCGCGAGGGCGATCGGGCTCGGCACGCCCGCGACGGCGCCGACCGCGCCCGCCGCGAGGCGATCGCCTCCCATGATGGACGCGTCGCACTCGACGGTGCCGGCCTCGGTCAGGGC
This window contains:
- a CDS encoding ABC transporter permease; translated protein: MTDRGRFVLGAVNALIYAFLVAPILVVIVVSFGDAPFLQFPPGRLSLRWYTSLGEYPDFLASFGLSLVLAATSAGAATVVGTMGAFALARHRFRGRALLSALVMAPLVLPGLITGIALLQFFSLFRTEPSFFRLFVGHLIVTVPYVVRSVGAVLVGFDTTLEEAARGLGAGPVTATRLITLPLIKPGLIAGALFAFILSFDNVVVSIFLTTPRLVPLPIQIYNYVESSARPIIASVSTLQIVVIVVLVVVAEKLVGFSRYVGGAER
- a CDS encoding ABC transporter ATP-binding protein translates to MTPALELVGVRKRYGAVTALHEISLAVAEGALVFLLGPSGCGKTTALRIISGFIPPDGGRVLIRGESVEGTPPERRGLGMVFQHLALFPHMTVFQNVAFGLRMRRVSADALRQRVKRALDLVQLRGLEGRYPRALSGGQQQRVALARAVVIEPALLLLDEPLSSLDLKLRLEMRAEIRALQRALGITTLFVTHDQDEALTMADEIVVMNQGRIVQIGTPAALYEQPASRFVAHFLGESNLESGAIATTLGPGRWRVDAGGLEVVATGAGAWQPGDAVTVVVRPERVRLDAGEPGAVPGEPNVFPVRIEECIFRGALRRYRVRLPHGGLWSVDEPAGGAPVHAVGTDVRVRWRAEDCLAVPES
- a CDS encoding isoaspartyl peptidase/L-asparaginase family protein yields the protein MVPALIVHGGAGADPGDREEYRSALRAALIAGWSRLRAGASALDAVEAGVAAMEAHPRLNAGYGSALTEAGTVECDASIMGGDRLAAGAVGAVAGVPSPIALARRVLEDGRHVLLVGEGAAAFARERGVSLCDPAALVTERQRARLAERLQGRPAAGTPGGTVGAVAIDARGRIAAGTSTGGYPGKRVGRVGDSALIGCGTYADDRLGGVSTTGHGEAFIRTVLAKTAVEILKELDDPEMAAQVAMDILRDDGRGEGGLILMDWRGRLGFAHSTPFMPVGWCVVGTADPVLSF